One Solanum pennellii chromosome 9, SPENNV200 DNA segment encodes these proteins:
- the LOC107029978 gene encoding arogenate dehydratase/prephenate dehydratase 6, chloroplastic-like, with protein sequence QQQPYLVDIPSLPWFQLPVHHCLLALPGVRKEYLNRVISHPQALAQCELTLTKLGLNVTREAVDDTAGDAEYIASHNLRDTAAIASARAADLYGLQISAEGIQDDSSNVTRFVMLSREPIIPRTDHPFKTSIVFTHDKGTSVLFKVLSAFAFRNISLTKIESRPHRNRPIRLVDDANVGTAKHFEYMFYVDFESSMADVRAQNAFAEVQEFTSSLRVLGSYPMDMTPWCPSRLIFFFSTNCVLPKL encoded by the coding sequence CAGCAGCAACCTTACTTAGTTGATATCCCTTCACTACCATGGTTTCAACTACCTGTCCACCACTGCCTCTTAGCACTTCCAGGCGTTCGAAAAGAGTATCTCAACAGAGTCATAAGTCATCCACAAGCCTTAGCACAATGCGAGCTCACATTAACAAAACTCGGTTTAAACGTAACTCGTGAAGCTGTTGACGATACCGCCGGCGATGCTGAATACATAGCTTCCCACAACCTCCGTGACACAGCTGCAATCGCCTCCGCACGCGCTGCCGATCTATACGGTCTCCAGATCTCAGCTGAAGGAATCCAGGACGATTCAAGCAACGTAACTCGTTTCGTTATGCTATCTCGTGAACCAATAATTCCTCGAACCGATCATCCATTCAAAACGAGCATCGTCTTCACACATGACAAAGGAACAAGCGTCCTATTCAAAGTTTTATCAGCTTTCGCATTCAGAAACATCAGTTTAACGAAAATCGAGTCACGGCCTCACCGAAATCGTCCGATCCGGCTAGTCGACGACGCTAACGTCGGAACGGCGAAGCATTTCGAGTACATGTTCTATGTAGATTTCGAATCTTCCATGGCGGATGTTAGAGCTCAAAATGCATTCGCTGAAGTTCAGGAGTTCACGTCGTCTTTGAGGGTTTTGGGAAGTTATCCAATGGATATGACTCCATGGTGTCCTTCTcgtttaattttcttcttttccacaAATTGTGTACTacccaaattataa
- the LOC107029977 gene encoding arogenate dehydratase/prephenate dehydratase 6, chloroplastic-like has translation MDPVIHHVAHSASTIAKIQQPHLVDIPSLPWFQLPVHHYLLALPGVRKEYLNRVISYPQALAQCELTLTKLGLNVTREAVDDTAGAAEYIASHNLRDTAAFASARAADLYGLQISAEGIQDDSSNVTRFVMLAREPIIPRTDRPFKMSIVFTHDKVTSVLFKVLSAYAFRNISLTKIESRPHRNRLIRLVDDANVGTAKHFEYMFYVDFEASMADVRAQNAFAEVQEFTSFLRVLGSYPMDMTPWCPSRLIFFFSTNCVLP, from the exons ATGGATCCTGTTATACACCATGTTGCTCATTCTGCTTCAACTATAGCTAAAatt CAGCAACCTCACTTAGTTGATATCCCTTCACTACCATGGTTTCAACTACCTGTCCACCACTACCTCTTAGCACTTCCAGGCGTTCGAAAAGAGTATCTCAACAGAGTCATAAGTTATCCACAAGCCTTAGCACAATGCGAGCTCACATTAACAAAACTCGGTTTAAACGTAACTCGTGAAGCTGTTGACGATACCGCCGGCGCTGCTGAATACATAGCTTCCCACAACCTCCGTGACACAGCTGCATTCGCCTCCGCACGCGCTGCCGATCTATACGGTCTCCAGATCTCAGCTGAAGGAATCCAGGACGATTCAAGCAACGTAACTCGTTTCGTTATGCTAGCTCGTGAACCAATAATTCCTCGAACCGATCGTCCATTCAAAATGAGCATCGTCTTCACACATGATAAAGTAACAAGCGTCCTATTCAAAGTTTTATCAGCTTACGCATTCAGAAACATCAGTTTAACGAAAATCGAGTCACGGCCTCACCGGAATCGTCTGATCCGGCTAGTCGACGACGCTAACGTCGGAACGGCGAAGCATTTCGAGTACATGTTCTATGTAGATTTCGAAGCTTCCATGGCGGATGTTAGAGCTCAAAATGCATTCGCTGAAGTTCAGGAGTTCACGTCATTTTTGAGGGTTTTGGGAAGTTATCCAATGGATATGACTCCATGGTGTCCTTCTcgtttaattttcttcttttccacaAATTGTGTACTACCCTAA